TCCTTGTACCCGACATCGCAAGCTGACGGGATGTACACTGTCAGCTTCTTTGTCTCCTCATTGAACTCATAGTTAGTTGCATCACGTGGGAAGAGGCCTGCTGGCATGTCATATTCCTTGAGAGGTCGGGCAGTGCTTTCTGCATCTTCCCTGAGACAACATTTTTCACTCAGATCAGTAGATATGATAAAATTTCACCTCAAGGCCTCGGATGCATGGAGTGGACTTCGCATTAAACATTTGCGCTAATGGCACTTGAGCAAACAAAAGATTCGCCATAAATTGAATAGGTGCAATGACCACtcaagcaagaaaaaaaatgcagataATGGTTGCCAATATGCATTCATCACATAGTTTGAGAATAATATGTTATCATGATACTGCTTCATTGTTTCTTAATCGATGCAACTAAGCTCCATTCAGGTTATCATAGCTAAATACCACCTAAAAACGTGTACAAGAATATAAGTGTACTTTTTTGCCGTAGAACAAGCCCACATTTAACAAAAGCTACCACCTCCCAGATCAACACCTCCAGGAATTAAGAAAGTGCTTATCATTTCTTCACTCTGAGACGTGGTACATTAGTCTCAGAATTTATTTAGGTTTTCTTTATTGTTCCTTACTGCCTTATACTATTATAAGTGACTATTGCTACACATGGCTTCCAGAATTATCAGATATTCAAAGATCAGATTCCTCCTTTGCAGTTTATGAATCTCTTTTTTGTAATAAGGGAATGATGGTCTTAACTTTCAAAGTAAACTATCACTTTgtctttttttctgaatttttcatgaaacAACACAGATCTGAGAAGCTATGTCTATTTATTGAGAAGGAAAGTGTAAATTTTGCTCCTTCATTCTATAATAAAACAAGATCGACCTCCATTCATTGATAAACTTGATCAGAATCATATACTGCAAAAACACTGAAACTGAACTCTAACATAATGTTGACATGTAACAATAGCACACTATACAATATACCAAATCAGTGGTACATCTATTTACTAACTGCTAAAAATCACTTTTGCTGTTAGAACATAAAGAATGAACACAAGAATATGGAATACCTTTGATTTTGTTCACCATCCATTTGGCTGACCCTCCAATGCTGCTTGAGATAGACTGGGTTTTATGGTAAACATTTCAATGTGAGAACTCAGGACTAGATAATAGAACTATCAAACAATCAGAATTTGGAACACAGATAACAAAAATTATTTACATAGTATACTTATATTAATATAAGATGCATAATATCAAACTACATTAAGCCAAAAAAATTTACAGTACTAAAAAGTATGAATGGTTGTGCAGCACGTGAAGCCATGGCATGTCAAATAGATATGATCAAATAAGAATTTTCGTAATAGGCGATCTCTTCCACAATTCTTCAGTCATCAAAGTAATGCGTGCTACAGGCAGATTCACATGAGCCATGTTACAAATTATGCTTAACCGACAGGAGAGAAATCATAAGCAACTCAGACTATGGACAACTCGCAAGCCAGGTgtaaaatactccctccgttccaaattgtaggtcgttttggcttctctaggttcatagcttttgctatgcattaAGATATACtctatgtctaaatacatagcaaaaattatgtatctagaaatgtcaaaacgacctacaatttggaacggagggagtacaacatAAAACTATACAAGCAAATCAGATAGCTAGAGAATCGAAGCTTTGCTAAGGAATCTGTAGAACGAATCTGCAGCCATCACTCTGACACATGATGACCAACTCAAGTTCCTAAACAGCCAGAGAAAGAGCAATCTTCCTCCCATTTGTATTTATCATCACAATGACCTGAATCTCATTACTCTGGCTTCTCCACTCACTAATGGAGCTCCTCACCACAACAATttcaaaacaataaaaaaaacagagaaaataagatGATTTTGGTGCTGCAGATATGATGCAGCGACCACATTGCATCATGGCGTAATTCAGCAAATGGCCCAGCCAATGATGAAAATTTTCCATCAAAGACACCAGTGGCCAGCCAGCTCCTACCATGCCTAGGAAATTACCTCATTGCAACAATGGGGCCACAATGGCTTTATTAGGAACAGCTCCAGTGGGTAGAACATGCCAGGATTGGAGGACCAACCATTATTTTACATGTGAAGAGATTTAACGCAGTGCACCCAAATTTGTTTTCCCTGAAAACGGCAAGCAAATCGACCTGCATCGACCGAAACTAAATAACCCATGCCATGATCAATGCCGAAATTCGCGCTCTTAAAAAAGGAAGAATGAATCTGATCGGGACTGACCCAGGTGTACTCAGAGCTAAACCCAACGAGGCAACGACATTCCAAAATTAACTTCGTTCCGCAGTTCCCCTTCTAACAATAACCCAAAGTCTACCATCCGCACCCGTCGCACCGCGGGTTATTGAGCGAAGAACGAGAAATCGCCAACTACCACCGCCCCAGATCCAGAATCCCCGTTCCTCGAGGTCGGAACTACGCAATGCAGGCGAAGAGAAACCGAGCCGCTAGTGCTAAGAGGCGCGCACCGCGGGGGGAAGGGAGGCGGGCAGGCAAGATGACTCACGCTGATGTCGCTGCCGATGGAGTCGATCTCCTTGCTGGCCCTCTTGCTGAACCAGTAGCTCCCCACCTTGTTGAGCACCTGGTCCatgccctctcctcctccctaccCTTCGCCCCCAAATCCAAACCCCCCGACTCGATCCGGTTCGAGCGGACGCGTCACTGGAATCGAATCGGGGAGGAGATTGGAGAACGGGATGGAAGGAACTGACACTGACGAGGATGCGGTTAGTTTGGTGTGCTCGCCGTCGTCGGGGATATCTGCTGTTGCTTCTTCGGAGCGTGGACTCTCTCGTTTGCGGCGGGGTCACGCACGCACGCTCCCCCCTCGTCTCTcccgccctcccgtgcgtgcgCTCGGCGTACGCACCGCGGCGGATCGCGAGGGCCAGGCGGACCGGAGGGACCACGTGATGGGGCTCACGAGCGCATGGGTGGTGCGTGGACCGGGTCCAGCTTCTATTGGGGGGTGGTGATTGCTTCCCCCCTCTTTTCCTCGCGAAGCTGACTGCTGACGGCGTgccaaaaagtttttttttcctgtgcGAACGGCTTTCCATCGGCGGGGCGAAAGTGACGTCGCATCCGCTGAATGGCTCATTTCGATAAGACCTAGCCGCGGTGTTTTTTTACGTAAAAGAAATAGCCAaggattttctaaaaaaagaaaaactcataCAGATGGTAATACCGATAACCGATGTATCACTGCCTCAGTTTTTATCGACAACTTCACGATGTTAAGTAGACTTATCGGTGGTTCAAAAAAATTAGACTTATCGGTTTCATTCCTaccgacttttttattttttagcccttttttgaaagattctcacaaatagacccctagcggaaccaattccaaaaatggacccttagcttgacgccatccacgctggcgccaagctacaacgtctcggcgccagccatcctggcgccaaggtctttgcgcagctgctgacgcggatgccgacgtggcgggggcttggcgccagccatgatggcgccaagccttggcgccatggatcttggcgccaagcttggcgccgatCTGTCTACGCCGCACCGCTTGGCGCTTCGAAGTACGGAAATTCACCATGCCCAGTGACGGTGCTTCCAACCCAAGCGGGGTCAcatggggtggggggggggggtccctNNNNNNNNNNNNNNNNNNNNNNNNNNNNNNNNNNNNNNNNNNNNNNNNNNNNNNNNNNNNNNNNNNNNNNNNNNNNNNNNNNNNNNNNNNNNNNNNNNNNTGAACCACAgcttagtttgttgcacactcctcggaataattatacttctTTAGTTCGAAACGCGAGGAGGTACGGCgtagatagctcggcgccaagatctatggcgccaagcttggcgccaagatccatgacgccaaggcttggcgccatcatggctggcgccaagcccccgccacgtcggcatccgcgtcagcagctgtgcaaagaccttggcgccaggatggctggcgccgagacgttgtagcttggcgccagcgtggatggcgccaagctaagggtccatttttggaattagttccgccaggggcctatttgtgagaatctttcgcaaaaagggttaaaaaacaaaaaagtcgctTCATTCCTACGATTACTATAACGGAACTTCGTGACAGTGACATTTTacctaaaaatattaaaaatcaACCCCACAACCAtaataattttatttaaaaaatggATAGCATTGTATGAAATTTCTAAAACCGTAAACTAAGCAATAACCACAATAGTTATTTTTCCTCCATGTACGCGATGATCATCCTCTCATCAATCCTAAATCACAAGTGTTAGACGTGGATGTTATCATTATGTATGAGCAACAACAAAGGCCATTGCATCCCTCACTTTCACGAGTGAGGCTAATAAGATGGACTAGATGGGATCTTGCACATAGGGCTCGGATTGGGTTTCTCAATTTTGTGGTAGTGAAAATAGAGGTGAGGCATGAGGCACTAAGATAGAAAGAGGAAGAATATAACGGCATGAGTGGAGATTTAGATGAAAAAATTTATGTTTTCATAAAAATGGAATGAGTGGAGATTTAGATGAAAAAATTTATGTTTTCATAAAAATGGAAAATAGGATAAAAAGATACGGCGTCCATATTTTTACGGGATCCGTTTTGTATTCATCCCATTTTCCATTTACACGAAAAGCGCCAATACATAATGCACGTCTCCAACTCTCCCCTCAGCCGAAGTCCTCAGCCACTCCTATCAGTGAACCAAATCTTAATGGGAAGATGCGCTGTGGAAGATCAACACTCTTTACTGGGAAATATCCATCACAAACTACTTCTTCAACGGAATCATGAAAAACCTTATGTGGTTGTTTGGATCTATAAAATATAAACCCATTTTAGTAAAAACGAGTTTTTATCGGATTTTTAGGAAAACCAGTTTTAGGACGGTTAGTCAGTTACCGGGAGTTTTACAAAAAAGAACATGTTTGGATTATGTTGGCCTAAAAAACGTTTGAGTAAAATTATGTTTGGCTAGCGCAGGTAGAAGCACGTCACAGAGTTCACCTCTCGTCCTTTCTACCATGCCCTCTCTCTCCCACTCACTTTTCCCATCTTATTTGTATCTCTCCAACTCACTTTTTCCCATCTTATTTGCTCATCGCCGGTGCTATCTTCTTAGTGCCGTTGACCAAATTAGGTAGCCCAGGCTCCACGGCAACTCAGGCGACGCTTCCTAGAGGCTGAGACATTGATTGTCTTGCTCCAATTCCTGTGCGGCATCGGCATGTTCTACTTCGACATGAAGCCAGAGAGCATTCCCGTGGCCCCGGTGACACATTTGCAACTTTGTGGTGGCGGTATGCTCCATACTTCAACAATTGTATAGGAGCTTTAGATGGGACTCATATACCAGTTGTGGTCTCAAATGATAAGTTGGTCCAGCATACGGGCAGATTTGGATATCCTACACAAAATGTGCTGGCTATTCGtgacttcgacatgaggttcactTTTGTAGTTAGTGGATGGCCTGGATCAGTACACGATATGCGAGTGTTGAATGATGCCATAAAAAAATATGGTCACAAGTATCCACACCCTCCTCCAGGTAAATTACTTTAGCTACAAAATTATGTAAGCATGTACCAATATGTTGTCAACTTCATTTACCTCACAATATTCCCTTCATTTGTAGGCAAGTTTTATCTAGTAGACTCAGGGTATCCTAACTGTCCGGGGTACTTGCACCATACAAGGGTACGAAATACCATCTTCCTGAGTTCCGTAGTGGCCCACTTCcaaaaggtatgaaagagaTATTTAATTACGCACATTCGTCCCTTAGAAATGATATTGAGAGGTTgtttggagttttgaagatgaaatGGAGGATTTTATTGGGTATTCCAAGTTTTCCAATgcacaagcaaagcaaaataatagtAACATGTATGgcacttcacaatttcattagaGAGAATGATATTGCCGATAAGGGCCTTTCATATGTGCGatcgtgatgaaaattttattcctATGGCCGAAGCATCAACCTCTGAAGGACATGTGGGAAATACTCAAGCATGGGACGAAGACAAAAATATAAATGATTTTTGTGATGAAATAGCTAATGCTTTGTATAATAGACAAGGTGATTTGTAATGGTTGAGTTGCAATGCCATTGACGATGTATTTCTCATTCACTTGTTTCAAATAGAGCTGGCCAAacgagaggaaaaaaaagactaGCAAATCATGCTATGACATCTGCTTCGCGCCAGCAACCAGGGCACAAGTGGTGCCAAAAACCAGCAAAAGGGGAGGCACGGTACTTAAGAGCAGTAAATGGGGGTAAAGTTGACATTTTTTCTCTaaggtgttaaaatttagcatctaTCCAAACAAttctgtgctaaagtttagtccgccACTTTGTATAAATAGGCTAGGTCACAGAAGCTTCAGTACATAGTAAACACGTGTAAGAGATCATATGCTAACAACCAAAATCTCTACTCTAAAAAAGGAGAaactaagattttttttttacgcCATCGGGTCctcccctccatttttcttttttttca
This sequence is a window from Setaria italica strain Yugu1 chromosome III, Setaria_italica_v2.0, whole genome shotgun sequence. Protein-coding genes within it:
- the LOC101770258 gene encoding LOW QUALITY PROTEIN: uncharacterized protein At5g01610-like (The sequence of the model RefSeq protein was modified relative to this genomic sequence to represent the inferred CDS: inserted 1 base in 1 codon) yields the protein MDQVLNKVGSYWFSKRASKEIDSIGSDISSISSSIGGSAKWMVNKIKGKMQKALPDXLKEYDMPAGLFPRDATNYEFNEETKKLTVYIPSACDVGYKDSSVLRFFTCVTGYLEKGKFSDIEGLKTKVLVWTKVTAIKTEGPKVHFTAGVKKTRSRDAYEVVRDGITIDKF